One region of Zingiber officinale cultivar Zhangliang chromosome 7B, Zo_v1.1, whole genome shotgun sequence genomic DNA includes:
- the LOC122003570 gene encoding NAC domain-containing protein 76-like — MAMPSSSSSSSSTGVPPGFRFHPTDEELLLYYLKKKVSYEKFELEVIREVDLNKIEPWDLQERCRIGSAAQNEWYFFSHKDRKYPTGSRTNRATTAGFWKATGRDKCIRNSYSKIGMRKTLVFYRGRAPHGQKTDWIMHEYRLEDSDSLSVDPNITASNSINEDGWVVCRVFKKKCFFKVGGGGGGGVGEGIVGRQGGAVESHIAAEHSPSSLNSLHYLHPNHHHYLHHHHHNHSLQYYSHANAADNAGINPATTYQVQDLLTNHRPPTSGYDFAVLPGDSGASAMLKAYGGDDAMQNERNGSHAGEWAVLEAVGMPPPPPPQQMSLIGSQRGGEMDLWGSYGK; from the exons atGGCGATGCCTTCGTCGTCGTCATCGTCATCGAGCACCGGAGTTCCACCGGGGTTCCGGTTCCATCCTACCGACGAGGAGCTACTGCTCTACTACCTCAAGAAGAAGGTCTCGTACGAGAAGTTCGAGTTGGAGGTGATCAGGGAGGTCGATCTCAACAAAATCGAGCCATGGGACCTCCAAG AGCGATGTCGTATTGGGTCGGCGGCGCAAAATGAATGGTACTTCTTCAGCCACAAAGATCGCAAGTACCCGACGGGCTCGCGCACCAACCGAGCCACCACTGCGGGCTTCTGGAAGGCCACCGGCCGCGACAAGTGCATccgcaactcctactccaagatcggCATGCGTAAAACCCTCGTCTTCTATCGTGGCCGAGCTCCTCATGGTCAAAAAACTGACTGGATTATGCATGAGTATCGCCTCGAAGACAGCGACTCGCTGTCCGTCGATCCCAATATCACTGCGTCCAATTCTATTAAT gaGGATGGATGGGTGGTTTGCCGGGTGTTCAAGAAGAAGTGCTTCTTTAaggtcggcggcggcggcgggggcGGTGTCGGCGAGGGAATCGTCGGCAGGCAGGGTGGAGCCGTGGAGAGCCACATCGCCGCCGAGCATTCGCCGTCGTCGCTGAACTCTCTTCACTACCTCCACCCGAACCACCACCACtacctccaccaccaccaccacaaccACAGTTTGCAGTACTACTCCCACGCCAACGCCGCCGACAACGCCGGCATAAATCCGGCGACGACGTACCAAGTGCAGGACCTGCTGACCAACCACCGGCCGCCGACGTCAGGGTACGACTTCGCGGTTCTGCCCGGCGACTCCGGCGCCTCCGCGATGCTGAAGGCGTACGGAGGTGACGACGCGATGCAGAACGAGAGGAACGGTAGCCACGCGGGGGAGTGGGCAGTGCTGGAGGCGGTCGggatgccgccgccgccgccgccgcagcaGATGAGTCTGATAGGGAGCCAACGCGGCGGGGAGATGGACTTGTGGGGATCATACGGAAAGTGA